In one Bacillus sp. PK3_68 genomic region, the following are encoded:
- a CDS encoding electron transfer flavoprotein subunit alpha/FixB family protein codes for MSKKVLVLGEVRDGALRNVSFEAIAAGKKVAQGGEVVGVLIGESVSSLAEQLIQYGADRVATVENEKLAQYTSDGYSQALLAVVDRENPEAIIFGHTALGKDLSPKIASRLQAGLISDATAVEEESGEVIFTRPIYSGKAFETKKVSEGLVLASVRPNNISPLEKDESRSGDVYPVTVDITDIRTVIQEVVRKTSEGVDLSEAKVIVAGGRGVKSEEGFKPLQELADVLGGAVGASRGACDADYCDYSLQIGQTGKVVTPDLYIACGISGAIQHLAGMSNSKIIVAINKDPEASIFGVADYGIVGDLFEVVPMLTEEFKKLKVASS; via the coding sequence ATGTCAAAAAAAGTATTGGTATTGGGAGAAGTACGTGATGGGGCACTAAGAAACGTTTCGTTTGAGGCGATTGCAGCAGGTAAAAAAGTTGCACAGGGTGGCGAAGTTGTCGGGGTGCTGATAGGGGAATCGGTTAGCAGTCTTGCGGAGCAGCTTATTCAATATGGAGCAGACCGTGTGGCCACCGTAGAAAACGAAAAGTTAGCACAATACACATCGGACGGTTATTCGCAGGCATTGCTTGCGGTTGTGGACCGGGAAAATCCAGAGGCTATTATCTTTGGCCATACGGCACTTGGGAAGGATTTATCGCCGAAAATTGCATCAAGACTCCAGGCAGGGTTAATTTCTGATGCAACGGCAGTTGAAGAAGAGAGCGGAGAGGTTATTTTTACCCGTCCGATTTATTCAGGGAAAGCCTTTGAGACAAAAAAAGTGAGCGAAGGGCTTGTGCTAGCTTCTGTACGTCCAAACAATATTTCGCCCCTTGAGAAGGATGAATCCCGTTCAGGAGATGTCTACCCTGTCACTGTAGACATTACAGACATTCGCACCGTTATTCAGGAGGTCGTTCGCAAAACGTCAGAAGGCGTTGATTTATCAGAAGCAAAAGTAATTGTTGCTGGCGGACGCGGTGTCAAAAGTGAAGAAGGCTTTAAGCCGCTGCAGGAGCTGGCTGATGTGCTCGGCGGAGCGGTCGGTGCTTCCCGCGGCGCATGCGATGCGGACTATTGCGACTATTCACTGCAAATTGGACAGACAGGGAAGGTTGTTACGCCTGACTTGTACATTGCCTGCGGAATTTCCGGAGCGATCCAGCATTTAGCCGGTATGTCCAATTCAAAAATTATTGTTGCGATCAACAAAGATCCAGAAGCTAGTATTTTCGGTGTAGCCGATTATGGCATTGTCGGTGATTTATTCGAAGTGGTACCGATGCTGACAGAAGAATTTAAAAAGTTAAAGGTAGCTTCCTCTTGA
- a CDS encoding enoyl-CoA hydratase — translation MEYISWKREGRTAEILIQRPPANALSSALIADIEQAFSEIEQDHEVRVVLISGEGRFFSAGADIKEFTTVSNGKEFTELAARGQRVFERIENFSKPVIAAIHGAALGGGLELAMSCHIRLVSEQARLGLPELSLGLVPGFAGSQRLPRYVGTAKAAELLLTSEPITGIEAAQLGLANHAYPEEELLSKAREMAAKIALKSPISMKATIELLNFSKHAEYYKGAEREAELFGEVFESQDAKEGISAFIEKRQPEFKG, via the coding sequence ATGGAGTACATATCATGGAAAAGAGAGGGCCGGACGGCAGAAATTCTTATTCAAAGACCGCCGGCTAATGCTCTCTCGAGTGCGTTGATCGCTGACATTGAGCAAGCGTTCAGCGAGATCGAACAAGATCATGAAGTCCGTGTCGTTCTTATCAGCGGAGAAGGAAGATTCTTTTCAGCCGGTGCAGACATTAAGGAATTTACAACAGTAAGCAACGGCAAAGAATTCACTGAGCTTGCTGCTCGTGGGCAGCGAGTATTTGAACGGATTGAGAATTTTTCAAAACCGGTTATCGCCGCTATTCATGGCGCAGCGCTTGGCGGCGGTCTGGAATTGGCGATGAGCTGTCATATCCGTCTTGTTTCAGAACAGGCCAGACTTGGCTTGCCAGAGCTTTCCCTTGGACTCGTTCCTGGATTTGCGGGATCACAGCGTCTTCCGCGATATGTCGGAACTGCAAAAGCGGCAGAATTACTGCTGACGAGTGAGCCAATTACCGGCATAGAGGCCGCTCAATTAGGGCTGGCCAATCACGCTTATCCGGAGGAAGAATTGCTCTCCAAGGCGCGCGAAATGGCCGCTAAAATTGCTCTTAAAAGTCCAATTAGCATGAAAGCAACGATTGAATTGCTTAATTTTTCAAAGCATGCCGAGTATTACAAAGGGGCAGAGAGAGAAGCAGAGCTGTTCGGTGAAGTATTCGAGTCTCAAGATGCCAAGGAAGGAATTAGCGCTTTTATTGAGAAAAGACAGCCGGAGTTTAAGGGGTAA
- a CDS encoding transcriptional regulator, which yields MKIKVAVFGAPDLVELVMMVGKQFEDLDLLQAVYTHPDQVVELVEKYHEEADILLFAAPVPYLLARDYLNHFAMELNKPMIFIPYTEASFYRGLFMAFKQTGVSADKLYFSIDYLPETGAQECLEELEINVEKMYKKKCKLYQDLDKLFHFHYELWKQGKIVSAMTSYYLVYEKLKKMKIPVFRVTPAKSAIRHTLQQVLLEGKSLYQTESQIAIMIVGFNRKADQSKESVAKHTSKQREEMLQQIITQYGEDIQALSDWSEQGDIRLITTRGEIEQHTQSFRKFPMLQPVRNKLNIPVFFGIGFGHTANEAELKANEAFSKAKSTGNSNCFVVESDGKVHGPVGEPFQLEYTVRSKDPSRLLIAKQAGLSIGTINKLISFNESCGNKTITAGDLADGFGITSRSARRILSKLEQHNYARIIGEEQPVNKGRPRQIYQLTLDDRP from the coding sequence TTGAAGATTAAAGTAGCTGTATTCGGGGCACCTGACCTGGTGGAACTAGTAATGATGGTTGGAAAACAGTTTGAAGATCTCGATTTGCTTCAAGCCGTTTATACTCATCCAGATCAGGTAGTAGAGCTGGTGGAAAAGTATCATGAGGAGGCAGATATTTTATTATTTGCGGCCCCTGTCCCTTATTTATTGGCGCGTGATTATTTAAATCACTTCGCTATGGAGTTGAATAAGCCAATGATTTTTATTCCGTATACTGAAGCTTCTTTTTACCGGGGGCTTTTTATGGCTTTTAAGCAAACAGGGGTGAGTGCGGATAAATTATATTTCAGCATTGATTACCTTCCTGAAACAGGTGCGCAGGAGTGCTTAGAAGAGTTAGAGATCAACGTCGAAAAAATGTATAAAAAGAAATGCAAGCTTTATCAGGATCTGGACAAACTTTTTCATTTTCATTATGAATTATGGAAGCAAGGGAAAATTGTGTCGGCTATGACGAGTTATTATCTTGTTTATGAAAAGCTAAAAAAAATGAAGATCCCTGTTTTTCGAGTTACACCAGCAAAATCAGCTATTCGACATACGTTACAGCAAGTATTGCTTGAAGGGAAAAGCCTCTACCAAACGGAAAGCCAAATTGCCATCATGATTGTCGGTTTTAATCGCAAGGCCGACCAATCGAAGGAGAGTGTAGCTAAACACACTAGTAAGCAAAGAGAAGAAATGTTACAACAGATTATTACTCAATACGGAGAAGATATCCAAGCTTTAAGTGACTGGTCAGAACAGGGTGACATCCGGCTTATTACGACGAGAGGGGAGATCGAGCAGCATACCCAATCTTTTCGAAAATTTCCTATGCTGCAACCTGTGCGCAACAAGTTAAACATCCCTGTTTTCTTTGGGATTGGATTTGGACATACAGCAAACGAAGCAGAACTAAAAGCGAACGAGGCTTTTTCTAAAGCTAAATCCACCGGCAATAGCAACTGTTTTGTTGTTGAATCAGATGGGAAAGTGCACGGTCCAGTTGGAGAACCTTTCCAACTGGAATATACAGTGCGTAGCAAGGACCCTAGCCGGCTTTTGATTGCCAAACAAGCCGGATTAAGTATTGGAACGATCAACAAGTTAATTTCATTTAATGAAAGCTGCGGAAATAAAACGATCACTGCCGGCGATTTAGCCGATGGTTTTGGGATCACATCGCGAAGTGCGCGCAGAATTTTAAGCAAGCTTGAGCAACATAACTACGCCCGAATCATTGGAGAGGAGCAGCCAGTCAATAAAGGGCGCCCCCGCCAAATATACCAATTGACCCTAGATGATAGGCCTTGA
- a CDS encoding VanW family protein — protein MPQAQSFTVTDENINETVTRNHFLLFPTETSFMDLNKLQVFMNRLDKKVYKEPVNATLNEGGEIVPAQSGTALDREEFIKQFYTFFYGGQSTAIAIPKKGVYPKVDSELLAEISTREIGRFTTYFAESNKERSYNIFLATKAVNNYVLFPGETFSFNKVVGERTEAKGYKRAPVIVKGELAEDIGGGICQVSSTLFNAVNVKGIQIVERYSHSRRVPYVPPGKDATVSWWGPDFAFKNEYNYPILIRATSRNGKMMIRILSSEDVRMRTNNK, from the coding sequence GTGCCTCAAGCACAGAGTTTTACCGTTACAGATGAAAATATAAATGAGACCGTTACGCGTAATCATTTTCTTCTTTTTCCAACAGAAACCTCATTTATGGACTTAAACAAGCTGCAAGTATTCATGAATCGTTTAGACAAAAAAGTGTATAAGGAACCGGTCAACGCTACCTTGAATGAAGGAGGAGAAATTGTTCCTGCACAGTCAGGAACAGCTCTTGACCGAGAGGAATTCATCAAGCAATTTTACACCTTTTTTTATGGGGGCCAATCAACCGCAATAGCCATTCCGAAGAAAGGAGTTTATCCAAAAGTTGACAGCGAGCTGTTGGCAGAAATTAGCACGAGGGAAATTGGCCGCTTCACTACTTATTTTGCGGAAAGCAACAAGGAACGTTCTTACAATATTTTTCTTGCAACAAAGGCGGTTAATAACTATGTGCTGTTTCCAGGAGAGACGTTTTCCTTTAATAAAGTGGTTGGCGAACGCACAGAAGCGAAAGGATATAAGCGCGCGCCAGTCATTGTTAAGGGAGAGCTTGCAGAAGATATTGGGGGAGGGATATGCCAGGTTTCTTCCACATTGTTTAATGCGGTAAATGTAAAGGGGATTCAAATTGTCGAGCGTTATTCACATAGTAGAAGAGTCCCGTATGTCCCGCCGGGAAAAGATGCTACAGTTAGCTGGTGGGGGCCGGATTTTGCATTTAAAAACGAATATAACTACCCCATCCTAATCAGGGCAACCTCAAGAAACGGTAAAATGATGATCCGGATATTATCATCGGAGGACGTCCGGATGAGGACTAATAATAAATAA
- a CDS encoding long-chain-fatty-acid--CoA ligase codes for MSIRPWLANYPEEIPASLTYEEQPVQSYLTKAAKEHPNKIAIHFMGKELTFKEVYESSLKMGRYLKKLGVKKGERVAIMLPNSPQAVISYFGVLYAGGIVVQTNPLYTEREIEYQMKDSGSIVVITLDILYPRVRQVMKHTNLQHIIVTAIKDYLPFPKNIIYPFIQTKQTGLRVYVEERGTNHEFTRIMERESAEELTVPFRFNEDLALIQYTGGTTGFPKGVMLTHKNLIANTSMCASWMYKCKKGEEVILGILPFFHVYGMTTVMILSIMQAYKMVLLPKFDVKTTLKTIEKQRPTLFPGAPTIYIALLNDPDLKKYNLSSIGSCLSGSAPLPAEVQQKFERVTGGKLVEGYGLSETSPVTHSNFLWDSERVKGSIGVPWPDTEAAILSMETGEVLPPGEVGEIVIKGPQVMKGYWNRPEETEMAFKNGWLLTGDVGYMNEDGYFFVVDRKKDMILAGGYNIYPREIEEVLYEHEAIQEVVVAGVPDSYRGETVKAYIVLKDGYSTTEEELNIFARAHLAAYKVPRIYEFRKELPKTAVGKILRRTLVDEEKRKQEKTS; via the coding sequence ATGAGTATTCGGCCTTGGCTTGCGAATTATCCGGAAGAGATACCCGCTTCACTTACCTATGAAGAACAGCCTGTTCAATCGTATTTAACAAAAGCAGCAAAAGAGCACCCCAACAAAATAGCTATTCATTTTATGGGAAAAGAGTTAACATTTAAGGAAGTATATGAATCTTCTTTGAAAATGGGGCGCTATTTAAAAAAACTCGGTGTTAAAAAAGGAGAACGGGTGGCGATTATGCTTCCTAATAGTCCGCAGGCAGTGATCAGTTATTTCGGCGTCTTGTATGCCGGGGGAATCGTCGTTCAGACAAATCCTCTGTATACGGAAAGAGAAATCGAATATCAAATGAAGGACTCAGGCTCCATCGTAGTTATCACCTTGGACATTTTATATCCTCGTGTACGGCAGGTAATGAAACATACAAACTTGCAGCATATTATTGTAACCGCTATCAAGGACTATCTCCCCTTTCCAAAAAATATTATTTATCCTTTTATACAGACAAAACAAACGGGGTTGAGAGTGTATGTGGAAGAGCGGGGGACAAATCATGAGTTTACACGCATCATGGAAAGGGAGTCAGCCGAAGAGCTAACCGTTCCTTTCCGTTTTAATGAGGATCTTGCCCTGATCCAATATACTGGAGGAACAACGGGGTTTCCGAAAGGTGTTATGCTTACTCATAAAAACCTTATCGCCAATACATCAATGTGTGCTTCATGGATGTATAAGTGTAAAAAAGGAGAAGAAGTAATTTTAGGGATCTTGCCATTCTTTCATGTATACGGTATGACCACAGTTATGATATTGTCAATTATGCAAGCTTATAAAATGGTGCTTTTGCCTAAATTTGATGTAAAGACGACACTAAAGACTATTGAAAAGCAACGCCCTACACTATTTCCGGGTGCCCCCACGATTTATATTGCCCTGTTAAATGATCCTGATTTGAAGAAATACAACTTATCTTCCATTGGCTCATGTCTTAGTGGCTCAGCACCGCTGCCTGCAGAAGTGCAGCAAAAGTTCGAGAGAGTTACTGGAGGAAAGCTTGTGGAAGGGTATGGGCTATCTGAAACTTCCCCGGTCACTCATTCAAACTTTCTATGGGATAGCGAGCGGGTAAAAGGCAGCATCGGTGTTCCCTGGCCGGATACAGAGGCAGCTATTTTATCGATGGAGACTGGAGAGGTCCTGCCGCCAGGAGAAGTTGGAGAAATTGTAATTAAGGGCCCGCAAGTGATGAAAGGGTATTGGAACCGGCCGGAAGAAACGGAAATGGCTTTCAAGAACGGCTGGCTATTAACCGGGGATGTCGGCTATATGAATGAAGATGGTTATTTCTTTGTTGTTGATAGAAAGAAGGATATGATCCTTGCAGGCGGCTACAATATTTACCCTCGAGAAATCGAGGAGGTGTTATATGAGCATGAGGCGATACAGGAGGTCGTAGTGGCAGGCGTGCCAGATTCATATCGCGGTGAAACGGTGAAGGCCTATATCGTCTTAAAAGACGGCTATTCAACGACAGAAGAGGAATTAAATATATTTGCGCGCGCCCATCTGGCCGCTTACAAAGTACCAAGAATCTATGAATTCCGAAAGGAGCTGCCGAAGACAGCCGTCGGTAAAATTTTGAGACGCACATTAGTGGATGAAGAAAAAAGGAAACAAGAGAAAACAAGCTAA
- a CDS encoding electron transfer flavoprotein subunit beta/FixA family protein, with the protein MNIYVLLKRTFDTEEKISVVNGQIQEDGAEFIINPYDEYAVEEAIQIRDDKGGEVTVVSVGSEEAEKQLRTALAMGADKAVLINTEDDVESGDQYTTAKILAEFLKDKEADLIIAGNVAIDGGSGQVGPRVADLLGIPYVTTITDIKIEGESVHIVRDVEGDSEKIQTTLPLLVTAQQGLNDPRYPSLPGIMKAKKKPLEELELDDLGLDEDDVEAKTETIDVFLPPKKEAGRILEGELNDQVQELVSLLHNEAKVI; encoded by the coding sequence ATGAATATTTATGTACTTCTAAAAAGAACTTTTGATACCGAAGAGAAAATCAGTGTGGTAAATGGCCAAATTCAAGAGGACGGAGCAGAGTTCATCATCAATCCGTATGATGAGTACGCCGTTGAGGAAGCGATTCAAATTCGCGATGACAAAGGCGGTGAGGTGACGGTTGTTTCCGTCGGCAGCGAGGAAGCAGAAAAACAGCTACGGACCGCATTGGCAATGGGAGCTGACAAAGCCGTATTGATCAATACGGAAGATGATGTCGAAAGCGGCGATCAATATACAACAGCAAAGATCCTAGCTGAGTTTTTGAAAGACAAGGAAGCAGACTTGATTATCGCAGGAAATGTGGCGATCGATGGTGGCAGTGGGCAGGTGGGCCCGCGAGTAGCTGATCTGCTTGGCATTCCTTATGTGACCACAATTACGGATATTAAAATCGAAGGTGAAAGCGTTCACATCGTTCGTGATGTAGAAGGAGATTCCGAGAAAATTCAAACAACACTGCCATTGCTTGTAACGGCGCAGCAAGGGTTGAATGATCCGCGATATCCTTCACTGCCAGGGATCATGAAAGCGAAAAAGAAGCCACTTGAGGAGCTGGAGCTGGACGATTTGGGTCTTGATGAGGACGATGTAGAAGCAAAAACGGAAACCATTGACGTCTTTTTGCCGCCGAAAAAAGAAGCTGGTCGCATTTTGGAAGGGGAATTAAACGATCAGGTGCAAGAGCTTGTAAGTTTACTGCATAACGAAGCAAAGGTCATTTAA
- a CDS encoding sodium:solute symporter family protein: MMTVFVFGFILLLSLGIALNSRGKKKKMDVEEYLVGGRSFSGILLFFLAVGEIYSIGTMIGFPGGIYAKGPSYGLWFLGYILLAYPIGYFFAPLLWRTGKKYGAMTIPDLFKGHYSNRSLELVVTLSALLFLIPWGQLQFEGLIVALSSLGFNLSPAAAVIIAGCIAFLYISVSGVKAPAMISILKDILMFLAIIIAGIAVIREANGISNLFSMAKEQGASVTIDQPESLVFSLTTIFFQALALYCMPLIASVIFTGKSEGTIKKTQRFMPLYMLMYPFLILSSYFALVHIPNLQNPNQAFMATVMSILPEWAVGLVAAGAALSGILVLAITSLTVGGLVSRNLMPAVPENSQRKWVQTIVVLYLLSSMALTLLAPSLMLNLINTAYYGYGQFLPGLLAIFFSRTIKPLGIAAGLITGNVFALSMHLIEINLFNINIGLIALVLNFIVTYIVSMVTKKQSAGKEPVARKSNGSDAKSKEEFKGTPPVAAK; the protein is encoded by the coding sequence ATGATGACAGTTTTCGTTTTCGGATTCATTTTACTTTTGTCATTGGGCATCGCACTAAATAGCCGTGGGAAAAAGAAGAAAATGGATGTGGAAGAGTACCTGGTTGGAGGCCGGTCATTCAGCGGGATTTTACTTTTCTTTCTGGCGGTGGGGGAAATATATAGCATAGGGACGATGATTGGCTTTCCGGGAGGTATTTATGCAAAAGGCCCAAGCTATGGACTATGGTTTTTAGGCTACATTCTATTAGCGTACCCTATTGGCTATTTTTTCGCTCCGTTGCTTTGGAGAACAGGCAAGAAGTATGGGGCAATGACGATTCCCGATTTATTTAAAGGTCACTATTCCAACCGCAGTTTAGAGTTGGTAGTGACGTTATCTGCGTTGCTTTTTTTGATTCCTTGGGGACAGCTGCAATTCGAGGGGCTCATTGTTGCCCTTAGCTCCTTGGGCTTTAATTTGTCACCTGCAGCAGCGGTCATCATTGCTGGATGTATAGCTTTTCTTTATATTTCAGTGTCAGGTGTGAAGGCTCCAGCAATGATTTCTATTTTAAAGGACATTTTAATGTTCCTAGCTATTATTATTGCGGGGATAGCTGTTATTAGGGAAGCGAACGGCATTTCTAACCTATTTTCCATGGCAAAAGAACAAGGGGCCTCAGTGACTATAGACCAGCCTGAAAGTTTAGTTTTCAGTTTGACAACCATTTTCTTTCAAGCATTAGCTTTATATTGCATGCCGCTTATTGCATCCGTCATTTTTACTGGCAAATCGGAGGGAACAATCAAAAAAACACAAAGATTTATGCCGCTTTATATGCTGATGTATCCTTTCTTAATTCTCTCTTCTTACTTTGCTTTAGTCCATATTCCAAATTTGCAAAATCCTAACCAAGCATTTATGGCTACTGTAATGTCTATTCTTCCCGAATGGGCGGTTGGACTTGTAGCCGCAGGGGCCGCTCTTTCTGGAATTTTGGTGCTGGCGATTACAAGTTTAACTGTCGGTGGACTCGTCTCGAGAAATTTAATGCCAGCCGTTCCGGAAAATTCTCAAAGAAAATGGGTGCAAACGATCGTTGTTCTTTATCTTTTAAGCTCAATGGCACTAACCTTGCTCGCACCAAGCTTAATGTTAAATTTAATCAATACAGCATACTATGGATATGGACAATTTTTGCCGGGGTTATTGGCTATCTTTTTCTCCCGTACCATCAAACCATTGGGAATAGCTGCTGGCTTAATTACCGGTAACGTATTTGCCTTAAGTATGCACTTGATTGAAATCAATCTGTTTAACATAAATATAGGATTGATTGCACTTGTCTTGAACTTTATTGTGACTTATATAGTAAGTATGGTTACGAAAAAACAATCAGCAGGAAAAGAGCCTGTGGCACGGAAATCAAATGGTTCAGATGCTAAATCCAAGGAGGAATTTAAAGGCACACCGCCTGTTGCAGCTAAATAA
- the uvrC gene encoding excinuclease ABC subunit UvrC translates to MNLTIKNKLALLPDKPGCYLMKDRQGTVIYVGKAKVLKNRVRSYFSGSHDAKTQRLVSEIEDFEYIITSSNLEALILELNLIKKHDPKYNIMLKDDKSYPFIKLTAEKHPRLIITRKVKKDKAKYFGPYPNAYAANETKKLLDRLYPLRKCINLPDRVCLYYHMGQCLAPCVNEITDEQYKEMTNEIVRFLNGGHQQVKEQLTAKMHEAAENLEFERAKEFRDQIAHIEATMEKQKINTTDFTDRDVFGYAVDKGWMCVQVFFIRQGKLIERDVSLFPIYDEPEEEFLTYLGQFYDQPNHFKPKEILLPEKVDEALAEQLIEVKMIKPQRGKKKELVHLAASNAQAALAEKFALIERDEERTIKAVEQLGRIMNIHTPLRIEAFDNSNIQGTDPVSAMIVFIDGKPAKKEYRKFKIKTVHGPDDYASMREVIRRRYSRVLKEGLPLPDLIIIDGGKGQIETAKDVLLNELNLDIPVAGLAKDDKHRTSQLLYGSPLSVVPLLHNSQEFYLLQRIQDEVHRFAITFHRQLRGKGTFQSILDDITGIGPKRKKQLLKHFGSVKKIKEATKEELRAIGIPERTAEDLLEQLQRKNEEK, encoded by the coding sequence ATGAATCTAACTATTAAAAATAAACTGGCGCTGCTTCCGGACAAACCCGGTTGCTATTTAATGAAAGATCGCCAAGGAACCGTTATTTATGTAGGGAAAGCCAAAGTGTTAAAGAATCGTGTCCGTTCCTATTTTTCCGGCTCGCATGATGCAAAAACGCAGCGACTCGTTAGTGAAATAGAGGACTTTGAATACATTATTACTTCATCCAATCTCGAAGCCCTCATCCTTGAGCTAAATTTAATTAAAAAGCACGATCCGAAATACAATATCATGCTGAAGGATGATAAAAGTTACCCATTTATCAAACTAACAGCGGAGAAACACCCGCGTCTTATTATCACTAGAAAGGTGAAAAAAGATAAAGCGAAATATTTTGGTCCTTATCCCAACGCTTATGCGGCTAATGAGACAAAAAAGCTGCTTGACCGCTTGTACCCGCTTAGAAAGTGTATCAACTTACCGGATAGAGTGTGTCTGTATTATCATATGGGCCAATGCCTTGCTCCTTGTGTGAATGAAATAACAGATGAGCAGTATAAAGAAATGACGAATGAGATTGTCCGTTTTCTAAATGGAGGGCATCAGCAGGTAAAAGAGCAGCTGACTGCAAAAATGCATGAAGCAGCTGAAAACCTGGAATTTGAACGGGCAAAGGAGTTCCGGGATCAAATTGCTCACATTGAGGCCACGATGGAGAAGCAGAAAATTAATACGACAGATTTTACAGACCGGGACGTATTTGGCTACGCTGTCGATAAAGGCTGGATGTGTGTGCAGGTGTTCTTTATCCGCCAAGGAAAGTTAATCGAGCGCGATGTGTCCTTATTTCCTATTTACGATGAACCAGAAGAAGAGTTTTTAACTTATCTCGGACAATTTTATGATCAGCCAAATCACTTTAAACCGAAAGAAATTCTTCTGCCTGAAAAAGTAGATGAGGCACTCGCTGAGCAGTTAATTGAAGTGAAAATGATTAAGCCTCAAAGAGGAAAGAAAAAAGAGCTTGTTCATCTAGCAGCAAGCAACGCCCAAGCGGCTCTGGCAGAAAAGTTTGCGTTGATTGAACGAGATGAGGAACGGACGATTAAAGCGGTGGAACAGCTGGGAAGGATAATGAATATTCACACACCGCTCCGCATTGAGGCGTTTGACAACTCAAATATCCAGGGAACAGATCCAGTCTCGGCCATGATTGTGTTCATTGACGGCAAGCCGGCCAAAAAAGAATATCGCAAATTCAAAATTAAAACCGTTCATGGACCGGATGATTATGCCTCGATGCGTGAAGTGATACGCCGCCGCTATAGCCGGGTGCTAAAGGAAGGGCTTCCGCTTCCAGATTTAATTATTATTGATGGTGGAAAAGGGCAGATTGAAACAGCAAAAGATGTCTTGCTTAATGAATTAAATTTGGATATTCCGGTTGCCGGCCTCGCAAAGGATGATAAACACCGGACGTCACAGCTTCTTTATGGGTCACCGCTCTCCGTTGTACCACTTTTGCACAATAGTCAGGAATTTTACTTATTACAGCGTATTCAGGATGAGGTTCATCGTTTTGCTATTACCTTTCACCGCCAGCTTCGTGGAAAGGGAACATTTCAGTCCATTTTAGATGACATTACTGGAATAGGGCCGAAGCGTAAAAAACAGCTATTAAAACATTTTGGTTCCGTGAAGAAAATCAAAGAAGCAACGAAGGAGGAACTGCGGGCTATCGGTATTCCCGAGAGAACCGCGGAGGATCTTCTTGAGCAGTTGCAGAGGAAAAACGAAGAAAAGTAA
- the trxA gene encoding thioredoxin, producing MAIVKATDQNFNNETASGLVLADFWAPWCGPCKMIAPVLEELDAELADKVKIVKIDVDENQETAGKYGVMSIPTLILFKDGQPVDKVIGFQPKEALAELVNKHA from the coding sequence ATGGCAATTGTAAAAGCGACTGACCAAAACTTTAATAACGAAACAGCTAGCGGCCTTGTGCTGGCAGACTTCTGGGCTCCATGGTGCGGACCATGTAAAATGATTGCTCCTGTATTGGAAGAACTTGATGCAGAGTTAGCCGACAAAGTAAAAATTGTAAAAATTGACGTAGATGAAAACCAAGAGACAGCTGGAAAATACGGTGTGATGAGCATTCCAACACTTATTTTGTTTAAAGACGGCCAGCCTGTTGATAAAGTGATCGGTTTCCAACCGAAAGAAGCATTAGCAGAATTAGTAAACAAACATGCTTAA
- a CDS encoding TetR/AcrR family transcriptional regulator, whose protein sequence is MKRNKPKYHQIIDAAVIAIAENGYHQAQVAKIAKQAGVADGTIYLYFKNKEDILISLFQEKMGSFVKKIQEALAGKNTAAEKLLLLVDHHFTMLSEDRHLAVVTQLELRQSNKELRLKINAVLKGYLLLIDEILKEGIEKDEFRPSLNVQLARQMIFGTIDETVTTWVMNDQKYSLPALAPEVGDMLLNGFSIH, encoded by the coding sequence GTGAAAAGGAACAAACCAAAATACCACCAAATTATAGATGCTGCTGTTATAGCGATTGCAGAAAACGGCTACCACCAGGCTCAGGTTGCAAAAATAGCCAAGCAAGCTGGAGTCGCAGACGGCACAATCTATCTGTATTTTAAAAATAAAGAAGACATATTAATTTCATTGTTTCAAGAAAAAATGGGAAGTTTTGTGAAGAAAATTCAAGAAGCTTTAGCAGGAAAAAACACAGCCGCGGAGAAGTTATTATTATTGGTGGACCATCACTTTACCATGTTGTCAGAAGACAGGCATTTAGCTGTAGTCACCCAGCTGGAGCTTAGACAATCAAATAAAGAACTTCGCCTGAAAATTAATGCCGTGCTGAAAGGCTATTTGTTGCTGATTGATGAAATATTAAAGGAAGGCATCGAGAAAGATGAATTCAGGCCGTCACTGAACGTTCAGCTTGCAAGACAAATGATTTTTGGAACGATTGACGAAACGGTTACAACCTGGGTGATGAATGATCAAAAGTATTCTCTTCCAGCGCTTGCTCCTGAAGTAGGGGATATGCTGCTAAATGGTTTTTCTATTCACTGA